The Streptomyces phaeolivaceus genome has a window encoding:
- a CDS encoding DNA-binding protein: MTSSSEPPSDPPTDPFTPPSADEARAQRVYKSLFRIAERHADTAERRNRQVHPHVLGPHEAIRLVSYLLSGAALLDDGEAEIDRADITAALTLIPLARGEMDELEVGLLDMARGRGMTWPEIAFGLGLQTPQAARQRHERLTNRTEKTDT, translated from the coding sequence ATGACTTCGTCCAGCGAGCCGCCCTCCGATCCGCCCACCGATCCCTTCACGCCCCCGAGCGCGGACGAGGCGCGCGCCCAGCGTGTGTACAAGTCCTTGTTCCGTATCGCCGAGCGGCACGCGGACACGGCCGAGCGGCGGAATCGCCAGGTCCACCCGCATGTCCTCGGTCCGCACGAGGCGATCCGGCTGGTCTCGTACCTGCTCAGCGGCGCCGCCCTCCTCGACGACGGCGAGGCGGAGATCGACCGCGCCGACATCACCGCCGCCCTGACCCTGATCCCCCTCGCCCGTGGCGAGATGGACGAACTGGAGGTCGGCCTCCTCGACATGGCCCGGGGCCGTGGCATGACCTGGCCGGAGATCGCGTTCGGCCTCGGCCTCCAGACCCCCCAGGCGGCACGACAGCGCCACGAACGCCTGACGAACCGCACGGAGAAGACGGACACTTAG
- a CDS encoding YciI family protein, with amino-acid sequence MEFFCFHRDRAGTLDLREELVEAHWSYMDGYAKELIARGPTFAEDGETPSGSVHIVDLPDAAAARAFAFDEPDQQAGVFRDVLLRRWRNLLGRTMWEFPGGRGGGRRHLVLGLGPDLGSGAGSGPGDAVELAVPAAWRDELIAYGPLLSDDGTAWLGTAALVRAPDGDAARAVLDGERYAEAEVREWEFGGRR; translated from the coding sequence ATGGAGTTCTTCTGCTTCCACCGTGACCGGGCCGGCACTCTCGACCTCCGCGAGGAGCTGGTGGAGGCGCACTGGTCGTACATGGACGGGTACGCGAAGGAGCTGATCGCCCGGGGTCCGACCTTCGCGGAGGACGGGGAGACGCCCTCCGGGAGTGTGCACATCGTCGACCTGCCGGACGCCGCGGCGGCACGGGCGTTCGCCTTCGACGAGCCCGACCAGCAGGCCGGTGTGTTCCGGGACGTGCTGCTGCGCCGCTGGCGGAATCTGCTGGGCCGCACGATGTGGGAGTTCCCGGGCGGGCGCGGCGGCGGCCGTCGCCACCTGGTGCTCGGCCTCGGACCGGACCTCGGCTCCGGCGCGGGCTCCGGCCCGGGGGACGCCGTCGAACTCGCCGTTCCGGCCGCGTGGCGGGACGAGTTGATCGCGTACGGGCCGCTGCTGTCGGACGACGGCACGGCCTGGCTGGGGACGGCGGCGCTGGTCCGCGCCCCGGACGGGGACGCGGCGCGCGCCGTACTGGACGGGGAACGGTACGCCGAGGCCGAGGTGCGGGAGTGGGAGTTCGGCGGACGCCGGTGA
- a CDS encoding IS701 family transposase, with translation MTVEQVESWSEGVAGLHARFAHRFGRSEPRERALDYLNGLVAPLEKKNGWTLSEQVGQLRPDGVQRLLNHSDWDENAVRDDVRDFVVETIGAKNAVLICDDTGFLKKGTKSAGVQRQYTGTAGRTENCQIGTFLAYASARGRALIDRELYIPVSWTDDRERCRAAGIDDEIPFATKNEHCKWMLQRAVDAGIPFAWVTADEAYGQVKHLRVWLEERRIAHVLATKVNDTVTTADGGDARVDQLVAALPRQAWKRVSGGQGAHGERIYDWARVAIRPYWENGFGHWVLARRSISDPTEIAYYVCYGSVASRLKDLVKVAAARWAVEECFQTAKGECGLDHYQVRLYRAWYRHITLAMAALAYLTAVRAAEAAKGAERTTSKTSYPSASRRSAD, from the coding sequence CTGACGGTTGAGCAGGTCGAGTCGTGGTCCGAGGGGGTGGCCGGGCTCCATGCCCGGTTCGCCCACCGTTTCGGCAGGTCGGAGCCCCGCGAGCGGGCGCTGGACTACCTGAACGGACTCGTCGCGCCGCTGGAGAAGAAGAACGGGTGGACGCTGTCCGAGCAGGTCGGGCAGCTCCGCCCGGACGGCGTCCAGCGCCTGCTCAACCACTCCGACTGGGACGAGAACGCGGTCCGCGACGATGTGCGCGACTTCGTCGTGGAGACCATCGGAGCCAAGAACGCGGTCCTGATCTGCGACGACACCGGTTTCCTGAAGAAGGGCACCAAGTCCGCCGGAGTCCAGCGGCAGTACACAGGTACCGCCGGCCGCACGGAGAACTGCCAGATCGGGACCTTCCTGGCCTACGCCTCCGCCAGGGGGCGGGCATTGATCGACCGTGAGCTCTACATCCCCGTTTCCTGGACGGATGACCGTGAGCGCTGCCGCGCAGCCGGGATCGACGACGAGATCCCCTTCGCGACCAAGAATGAGCACTGCAAGTGGATGCTGCAACGTGCCGTCGACGCAGGCATCCCGTTCGCGTGGGTCACCGCTGACGAGGCATACGGGCAGGTCAAGCACCTGCGGGTATGGCTGGAGGAACGCAGGATCGCGCACGTACTGGCCACCAAGGTCAACGACACCGTGACCACGGCGGACGGCGGCGACGCCAGGGTGGACCAGTTGGTCGCCGCCCTGCCCAGGCAAGCGTGGAAGCGGGTTTCCGGGGGCCAGGGCGCGCACGGCGAACGGATCTACGACTGGGCCCGCGTCGCCATCCGCCCGTACTGGGAGAACGGCTTCGGGCACTGGGTTCTGGCCCGCCGCAGCATCAGCGACCCCACCGAGATCGCCTACTACGTCTGCTACGGATCGGTGGCCTCCCGGCTGAAAGACCTGGTCAAGGTAGCCGCCGCGAGGTGGGCGGTGGAGGAGTGCTTCCAGACCGCCAAGGGCGAGTGCGGCCTGGACCACTACCAGGTGAGGCTCTACCGGGCCTGGTACCGCCACATCACCCTGGCCATGGCCGCCCTCGCCTACCTGACCGCCGTCCGCGCCGCAGAAGCCGCAAAAGGGGCGGAGCGGACGACGAGCAAGACCTCATACCCCTCAGCGTCCCGGAGATCCGCCGACTGA
- a CDS encoding ABC transporter permease, producing MSLLVVIRHTRDEEESGRQELIASGMVGRRAPLTAALLAAAVANGGLALLVTLGLAGQGAAGALAFGLGIAGVGMVFATMAAVVAQLTESARLARGLTAGVLGAAFALRAAGDASENEGSSFFTWVSPLGWLENERSFADERWWVLLLFVAATAIQGAVAYALAGRRDVGMSFLPTRPGPAAGRLGTAGALAWRLQRGNVLGWSIGFFLTGVVYGGLTEGTADFVGDNEGAREIFERMGGQSGLTNAFLAATIGMLGLIAALYIVGSVLRPHGEETSGRAEPLLAGAVGRLRWAAGHLSVAFGGTVWIMFLAGLGFVLGYGKEAGPILGACLVQVAGVWVVGGAAVLLHGLTPRAAPAAWGIAGAVLLIGWIGPVLDAPQFVLDLSPFGHLPKLPGGETHWTPVLTLTALAAALVAGG from the coding sequence ATGAGCCTCCTCGTCGTCATCCGCCACACCCGCGACGAGGAGGAGAGCGGACGCCAGGAACTGATCGCCTCGGGCATGGTCGGGCGCCGGGCGCCCCTGACCGCCGCCCTGCTCGCGGCGGCCGTCGCCAACGGCGGGCTGGCGCTCCTCGTCACTCTCGGGCTGGCCGGGCAGGGCGCGGCGGGCGCGCTGGCCTTCGGGCTGGGGATCGCGGGCGTCGGGATGGTGTTCGCGACGATGGCGGCGGTGGTGGCGCAGCTGACGGAGAGCGCACGGCTGGCGCGGGGGCTGACGGCGGGGGTGCTGGGCGCGGCGTTCGCGCTGCGAGCGGCCGGCGACGCTTCCGAGAACGAAGGTTCGTCTTTCTTCACGTGGGTGTCGCCGCTGGGGTGGCTCGAAAACGAGCGTTCGTTCGCGGATGAGCGCTGGTGGGTGCTGCTGCTGTTCGTGGCCGCGACGGCGATCCAGGGCGCGGTGGCGTACGCGCTCGCCGGGCGCCGGGACGTCGGCATGAGCTTCCTGCCGACCCGGCCGGGACCGGCCGCCGGACGGCTGGGTACGGCCGGCGCGCTGGCCTGGCGGCTCCAGCGCGGCAATGTCCTCGGCTGGAGCATCGGCTTCTTCCTCACCGGCGTCGTCTACGGCGGGCTGACCGAGGGCACGGCCGACTTCGTCGGCGACAACGAGGGCGCCCGCGAGATCTTCGAACGCATGGGCGGCCAGTCCGGTCTGACCAACGCCTTCCTCGCCGCGACGATCGGCATGCTCGGTCTGATCGCCGCGCTCTACATCGTCGGCTCCGTGCTGCGTCCGCACGGCGAGGAGACCTCGGGGCGCGCCGAACCGCTGCTCGCGGGCGCGGTGGGCCGGCTGCGCTGGGCCGCCGGGCATCTGTCCGTCGCCTTCGGCGGCACCGTGTGGATCATGTTCCTCGCCGGTCTCGGCTTCGTCCTCGGCTACGGCAAGGAGGCCGGCCCGATCCTGGGCGCCTGCCTCGTCCAGGTCGCCGGGGTCTGGGTGGTCGGCGGCGCGGCCGTGCTGCTGCACGGGCTCACTCCCCGCGCGGCACCGGCGGCCTGGGGCATCGCCGGAGCTGTCCTCCTCATCGGCTGGATCGGCCCCGTGCTCGACGCCCCTCAGTTCGTCCTCGACCTCTCCCCCTTCGGCCACCTTCCGAAGCTGCCGGGCGGCGAGACGCACTGGACCCCGGTCCTGACACTGACCGCGCTCGCGGCGGCGCTGGTGGCGGGGGGCTAG
- a CDS encoding RloB family protein, producing the protein MARSRGGDRITPKKGGARGRATRDRQVYIYTEGEVTEPEYIDIIVRKGVWGRPDRKVQHHISNENAESKYRKPYRMVQEAVRTRIKAEREARSAGLRPYEVLPDGTEEGDWNWPQVWVVFDRDDHLSIPEAMSLADDEGIHVAYSHPCFELWRLLHYTNYTSTFGGVCGDANSRLRSRPGFAATYGPGVQRVSEQESKHLREDQVLSEDGHRYESARKYAKKINEYHSSRNPNAWDPYTNVWCLVEQGLLLGGY; encoded by the coding sequence ATGGCCAGGTCGAGGGGCGGGGACAGAATCACCCCCAAGAAGGGCGGTGCGAGGGGCCGAGCCACTCGGGACCGCCAGGTGTACATCTACACCGAGGGCGAGGTCACCGAGCCCGAGTACATCGACATCATCGTCAGGAAGGGCGTCTGGGGGAGGCCCGATCGCAAGGTCCAGCACCACATCTCGAACGAGAACGCGGAAAGCAAGTACCGCAAGCCGTACCGGATGGTGCAGGAAGCGGTCCGTACGCGGATCAAGGCCGAACGAGAGGCCAGGAGCGCGGGCCTGAGGCCGTACGAGGTTCTTCCGGACGGGACCGAGGAGGGGGACTGGAACTGGCCGCAGGTATGGGTGGTCTTCGACCGGGACGATCACCTGAGCATCCCCGAGGCGATGAGCCTCGCAGACGACGAGGGGATCCACGTCGCCTACTCCCACCCCTGCTTCGAGCTGTGGCGGCTCCTGCACTACACCAACTACACCAGTACGTTCGGCGGGGTCTGCGGCGATGCCAACAGCCGCCTGCGATCGCGTCCCGGCTTCGCGGCGACGTACGGGCCGGGTGTCCAACGTGTCTCGGAGCAGGAGTCCAAGCATCTGCGTGAGGACCAGGTGCTGAGCGAGGACGGCCACCGCTACGAGTCGGCCAGGAAATACGCGAAGAAGATCAACGAGTATCACTCCTCGCGCAACCCCAACGCCTGGGACCCCTACACGAATGTCTGGTGCCTCGTGGAGCAGGGACTGCTCCTCGGCGGCTACTAG
- a CDS encoding AAA family ATPase, which produces MLLRFRVANVRSLRDEQELSFVAPEGSEGDHAAAREVTLSDGRHLPVHTVLGVFGANASGKSNVITALKNMRDAVLRSYAEWIAHDGIPRDQFALDPKAAAETTLYEADFLLDRNVRWTYGFELGPQQVEAEWLYGYPKGRRQVWFERDATREKEFEFPADRLQDRAHLARTTRRDALLLTRAANDGHEQLTPVFDWFKSNLWDVTPETERAQREDYTATRLLESEDFRRRTEELLRVADLGITGVEVEQSSSGRPTVRLVHMGSGERSTLEWASESWGTRSWFALIGPLLLALDTGAVLLIDELDASLHSRFAAEVVRLFQAPWVNPKGAQLVFTGHDPSLLQTPSGGRLLHPGQIWLTEKDERGATELSSVAEWEPTAEEDLMAAYLAGSFGAVPKVSEGQVGRRLLRADRTAQAERTGAEGA; this is translated from the coding sequence ATGCTGCTGAGATTCAGGGTGGCGAATGTCAGATCCCTACGTGACGAGCAGGAACTGTCCTTCGTCGCACCGGAGGGATCCGAAGGGGACCACGCAGCGGCACGTGAGGTGACGCTCTCCGACGGCCGGCACCTGCCGGTCCATACCGTCCTCGGCGTCTTCGGCGCCAACGCGTCCGGCAAATCCAATGTCATCACCGCGTTGAAGAACATGCGCGACGCGGTACTGCGTTCCTACGCCGAGTGGATCGCCCACGACGGCATCCCCCGTGACCAGTTCGCCCTGGACCCGAAGGCGGCGGCCGAGACCACGCTGTACGAGGCGGACTTTCTGCTCGACCGCAACGTCCGTTGGACCTACGGTTTCGAGCTGGGACCTCAACAGGTCGAGGCGGAGTGGCTCTACGGCTATCCCAAGGGCCGACGCCAGGTGTGGTTCGAGCGTGACGCCACACGGGAGAAGGAATTCGAGTTCCCGGCCGACCGATTGCAGGACCGTGCGCACCTGGCCCGCACCACCCGACGGGACGCCCTGCTGCTCACCCGTGCCGCCAATGACGGACATGAACAGCTCACCCCTGTCTTCGACTGGTTCAAGAGCAATCTCTGGGACGTGACCCCCGAGACCGAACGTGCCCAGCGCGAGGACTACACGGCGACGCGGCTGCTGGAGAGCGAGGACTTCCGACGGCGGACCGAGGAACTGCTGCGTGTCGCCGATCTCGGCATCACCGGGGTCGAGGTCGAGCAGTCGTCGTCCGGGCGGCCGACGGTACGTCTCGTGCACATGGGCAGCGGTGAGCGATCGACCCTGGAGTGGGCTTCGGAGTCGTGGGGAACCCGCTCGTGGTTCGCGCTGATCGGCCCGCTCCTGCTGGCCCTGGACACCGGGGCGGTCCTGCTGATCGACGAACTCGACGCCAGCCTGCACTCCCGGTTCGCGGCGGAGGTCGTACGCCTCTTCCAGGCCCCCTGGGTGAATCCGAAGGGTGCGCAGCTGGTGTTCACCGGGCACGATCCCTCCCTGCTGCAGACACCGAGTGGCGGCAGGCTGCTGCACCCGGGGCAGATCTGGCTCACGGAGAAGGACGAGCGGGGCGCCACCGAACTGTCGTCCGTCGCCGAATGGGAACCGACGGCGGAAGAGGACCTCATGGCCGCTTATCTGGCGGGGTCCTTCGGCGCGGTGCCCAAGGTCTCCGAGGGACAGGTCGGACGACGGCTGCTGCGCGCGGACAGGACGGCACAGGCGGAGCGGACGGGGGCGGAGGGGGCCTGA
- a CDS encoding diacylglycerol kinase family protein — protein MATDDQLLVVIDPLARRTDGEAVRIAKDVLSAGAASTKVCLPEGPEEFARALARRGSRRPVVVGDDRALLRTVALLHRRRELEACALSLVPVGAALGLAHSLGVPTGAVAAARAALDGVERRLDLLVDDSDGVVLGTLRIPVLPGTPPPDGSGRGAGPGTAHGTGPGRAGGPSDGHGPPPGHHSWLRAWPQSLARTLSTRPVRPARMSRPLRPSRIRVSAGGGAGPARLRVEVDGVTLVDLDQPVEAVSIAPGADGGADVEIRPVSMGTETASLRATGHRVTVSGADFRYRADSLVAGPVRTRTWTVRESAWGLTLPV, from the coding sequence GTGGCGACTGACGACCAGCTCCTCGTGGTCATCGACCCCCTCGCCCGTCGCACGGACGGCGAGGCCGTACGGATCGCGAAAGACGTGCTCAGCGCGGGTGCGGCGAGCACGAAGGTGTGTCTTCCGGAGGGGCCCGAGGAATTCGCGCGGGCACTCGCACGACGTGGTTCTCGGCGCCCGGTGGTGGTCGGCGACGACCGCGCGCTGCTGCGGACGGTGGCTCTTCTGCATCGGCGGCGGGAGCTGGAGGCGTGCGCCCTCTCCCTGGTCCCCGTGGGCGCCGCCCTGGGCCTCGCCCACTCCCTCGGCGTGCCCACGGGCGCGGTCGCGGCGGCCCGCGCCGCCCTCGACGGCGTCGAGCGCCGGCTCGATCTGCTCGTCGACGACAGCGACGGGGTGGTGCTGGGCACCCTCCGCATCCCGGTCCTGCCGGGCACACCCCCACCGGACGGCTCGGGCAGGGGAGCGGGCCCGGGGACGGCCCACGGCACGGGTCCGGGACGGGCCGGGGGCCCCTCGGACGGCCACGGCCCGCCGCCCGGCCACCACTCCTGGCTGCGCGCCTGGCCGCAGTCCCTCGCCCGTACGCTGTCGACGCGGCCGGTGCGGCCCGCCCGGATGTCCCGTCCGCTGCGACCCTCGCGCATACGGGTCTCCGCCGGGGGCGGTGCCGGGCCCGCGCGGCTGCGGGTGGAGGTGGACGGGGTGACGCTCGTCGACCTCGACCAGCCCGTGGAGGCGGTGTCGATCGCGCCCGGTGCCGACGGTGGCGCCGACGTCGAGATCCGGCCGGTGTCGATGGGCACCGAGACGGCCTCGCTGCGCGCCACCGGCCACCGGGTCACCGTCTCCGGCGCGGATTTCCGCTACCGGGCGGACTCCCTGGTCGCCGGACCCGTACGCACCCGGACGTGGACGGTACGGGAGAGCGCCTGGGGACTGACGCTGCCGGTGTGA
- a CDS encoding GNAT family N-acetyltransferase yields the protein MIRTATVHDVAEIIAMIRELAAYERAVEQARATEEQLREALFGEHPAAYALIAQDDDTGEPVGYALWFPLFSTWTGTRGMHLEDLYVRPDARGGGHGKALLAALAALCARSGYERFEWWVLAWNEPTIDFYRSLDVEFLDEWRVCRLSGEPLKALAARAPAVVDGTSDA from the coding sequence ATGATCCGTACCGCCACCGTGCACGACGTCGCGGAGATCATCGCGATGATCCGCGAACTGGCCGCCTACGAAAGGGCGGTCGAGCAGGCCCGAGCCACCGAGGAGCAGCTCCGCGAGGCGCTGTTCGGTGAGCACCCGGCGGCGTACGCGCTGATCGCGCAGGACGACGACACGGGTGAACCCGTGGGCTACGCCCTGTGGTTCCCGCTCTTCTCGACCTGGACCGGTACGCGCGGGATGCACCTGGAGGACCTCTACGTACGTCCGGACGCCCGGGGCGGGGGACACGGCAAGGCCCTGCTCGCGGCCCTCGCCGCGCTCTGTGCACGGAGTGGCTACGAGCGCTTCGAATGGTGGGTGCTGGCCTGGAACGAGCCGACGATCGACTTCTACCGGTCGCTGGACGTCGAGTTCCTCGACGAATGGAGGGTGTGCCGCCTCAGTGGCGAGCCCCTCAAGGCGCTCGCCGCCCGTGCCCCGGCCGTCGTGGACGGCACCTCCGACGCGTAG
- a CDS encoding adenylosuccinate synthase: MPALVLLGAQWGDEGKGKATDLLGGSVDYVVRYQGGNNAGHTVVVGDQKYALHLLPSGILTPECTPVIGNGVVVDPSVLLSELSGLNERGVDTSKLLISGNAHIITPYNVTVDKVTERFLGKRKIGTTGRGIGPTYADKINRVGIRVQDLYDESILTQKVEAALDVKNQLLTKLYNRRAIAVDQVVEELLVYADKLAPYVTDTILVLNQALDDGKVVLFEGGQGTLLDIDHGTYPFVTSSNPTAGGACTGAGVGPTKISRVIGILKAYTTRVGAGPFPTELFDEDGEALRRIGGERGVTTGRDRRCGWFDAVIARYATRVNGLTDFFLTKLDVLTGWEQIPVCVAYEIDGRRVEELPYSQSDFHHAKPVYETLPGWSEDITSAKSFSDLPKNAQAYVKALEEMSGAPISAIGVGPGRDETIEINSFI, from the coding sequence GTGCCCGCACTTGTGCTGCTCGGTGCTCAGTGGGGTGACGAAGGCAAGGGAAAGGCGACGGACCTGCTGGGCGGTTCCGTCGACTATGTGGTGCGCTACCAGGGCGGCAACAACGCCGGCCACACGGTAGTCGTGGGTGATCAGAAGTACGCCCTCCACCTTCTCCCTTCCGGGATCCTCACTCCGGAGTGCACTCCGGTCATCGGTAACGGTGTCGTCGTCGACCCGTCGGTCCTGCTCTCCGAGCTGAGCGGTCTGAACGAGCGCGGCGTCGACACGTCCAAGCTCCTGATCAGCGGAAACGCTCACATCATCACGCCGTACAACGTCACCGTGGACAAGGTCACGGAACGTTTCCTCGGCAAGCGGAAGATCGGGACGACGGGGCGGGGCATCGGCCCGACCTACGCGGACAAGATCAACCGTGTGGGCATCCGTGTCCAGGACCTGTACGACGAGTCGATCCTGACGCAGAAGGTCGAGGCCGCCCTCGACGTCAAGAACCAGCTCCTCACCAAGCTCTACAACCGCCGCGCGATCGCCGTCGACCAGGTCGTCGAGGAACTCCTCGTCTACGCCGACAAGCTCGCGCCCTATGTCACCGACACGATCCTGGTCCTCAACCAGGCCCTCGACGACGGCAAGGTGGTCCTCTTCGAGGGCGGTCAGGGCACGCTCCTCGACATCGACCACGGCACCTATCCCTTCGTCACCTCCTCCAACCCCACCGCGGGCGGTGCCTGCACGGGCGCGGGCGTCGGGCCGACGAAGATCAGCCGGGTCATCGGCATCCTCAAGGCCTACACGACACGTGTCGGCGCCGGTCCGTTCCCGACGGAGCTGTTCGACGAGGACGGCGAGGCGCTGCGCCGCATCGGCGGCGAGCGGGGTGTCACCACCGGCCGTGACCGCCGCTGCGGCTGGTTCGACGCGGTCATCGCCCGGTACGCGACCCGCGTCAACGGCCTGACGGACTTCTTCCTCACCAAGCTCGACGTCCTCACCGGCTGGGAGCAGATCCCCGTCTGCGTGGCGTACGAGATCGACGGCAGGCGCGTCGAGGAACTCCCGTACTCGCAGTCCGACTTCCACCACGCGAAGCCGGTCTACGAGACCCTGCCGGGCTGGTCCGAGGACATCACCTCGGCGAAGTCCTTCTCCGACCTGCCGAAGAACGCCCAGGCGTACGTCAAGGCGCTGGAGGAGATGTCCGGCGCCCCGATCTCCGCGATCGGCGTGGGCCCCGGCCGCGACGAGACGATCGAGATCAACTCGTTCATCTAG
- a CDS encoding cytochrome P450: MAAASDLAFDPWDPDFVADPYPAYAELRARGRVRYFEPTNQWLVPHHADVSALLRDRRLGRTYQHRFTHEDFGRTAPPAEHEPFHTLNDHGMLDLEPPDHTRIRRLVSKAFTPRTVERLKPYVEELAGELVAGLVAAGGGDLLTDVAEPLPVAVIAEMLGIPESDRAQLRPWSADICGMYELSPSEETAKRAVRASVEFSEYLRELIAHRRAEPGEDLVSGLIAAYDEGERLTEQEMISTCVLLLNAGHEATVNATVNGWWALFRNPEQLAALRADHSLVPAAVEELMRYDTPLQLFERWVLDDIEIDGTTVPRGAEIAMLFGSANHDPAVFAEPGKLDLTRKENPHISFSAGIHYCIGAPLARIELAASMTALLEKAPTLALATDPTRKPNFVIRGLDGLSVEV; the protein is encoded by the coding sequence ATGGCAGCTGCTTCCGACCTCGCTTTCGACCCGTGGGACCCCGACTTCGTGGCCGACCCGTACCCGGCGTACGCGGAGCTGCGGGCAAGGGGCAGGGTGCGGTACTTCGAGCCCACGAACCAGTGGCTCGTCCCGCATCACGCCGATGTCTCGGCACTGCTGCGGGACCGGCGGCTCGGGCGGACGTATCAGCACCGGTTCACGCACGAGGACTTCGGGCGGACGGCGCCGCCGGCGGAGCACGAGCCGTTCCACACGCTGAACGACCACGGGATGCTCGACCTGGAGCCGCCGGACCACACGCGGATCAGGCGGCTGGTGTCGAAGGCGTTCACCCCGCGCACGGTGGAGCGGCTGAAGCCGTATGTGGAGGAGCTGGCCGGTGAGCTGGTGGCCGGGCTGGTGGCGGCCGGCGGGGGCGACCTGCTGACGGATGTGGCGGAGCCGCTGCCGGTGGCGGTGATCGCGGAGATGCTCGGGATCCCGGAGTCGGACCGGGCGCAGCTGCGGCCCTGGTCGGCGGACATCTGCGGGATGTACGAGCTGAGCCCCTCGGAGGAGACGGCGAAGCGGGCGGTGCGGGCGTCGGTGGAGTTCTCGGAGTATCTCCGGGAGCTGATCGCGCACCGGCGGGCGGAGCCCGGCGAGGACCTGGTCTCGGGGCTGATCGCCGCGTACGACGAGGGCGAGCGGCTCACCGAGCAGGAGATGATCTCGACCTGTGTGCTGCTGCTGAACGCGGGCCACGAGGCGACGGTGAACGCGACGGTGAACGGCTGGTGGGCGCTGTTCCGTAACCCGGAGCAGTTGGCGGCCCTGCGCGCGGACCACTCGCTGGTGCCGGCGGCGGTGGAGGAGCTGATGCGGTACGACACCCCGCTCCAGCTGTTCGAGCGGTGGGTGCTGGACGACATCGAGATCGACGGGACGACGGTGCCCCGGGGCGCGGAGATCGCGATGCTGTTCGGCTCGGCCAACCATGACCCGGCGGTGTTCGCCGAGCCCGGGAAGCTGGACCTCACCCGCAAGGAGAACCCGCACATCTCGTTCAGCGCGGGCATCCACTACTGCATCGGCGCCCCGCTCGCCCGGATCGAACTGGCGGCCTCGATGACGGCCCTCCTGGAGAAGGCCCCGACCCTCGCGCTCGCCACGGACCCGACCCGCAAGCCGAACTTCGTGATCCGGGGCCTGGACGGCCTATCCGTCGAGGTCTGA
- a CDS encoding GbsR/MarR family transcriptional regulator produces the protein MADDDEEAHDGGEETGVDADAPGGQGAEGVVEDRADQGEQLKISPAAVSGAVRYLAQVHLVSREREPGSRRERYRVHSDQWYEALTNREAIIKRWEEALREGVTSLGADSPAGRRLSETLAFFEFVETEVEEMMGRWRVRRDEMFGRD, from the coding sequence GTGGCGGATGACGACGAGGAGGCTCATGACGGCGGCGAGGAGACCGGCGTAGACGCCGACGCGCCAGGCGGCCAGGGCGCCGAGGGAGTCGTCGAAGACCGGGCCGACCAGGGCGAGCAGCTGAAGATCAGCCCCGCCGCCGTCTCCGGCGCGGTCCGCTATCTCGCCCAGGTGCACCTGGTGTCACGCGAGCGCGAACCGGGTTCGCGACGCGAGCGCTACCGCGTCCACAGCGACCAGTGGTACGAGGCCCTCACCAACCGCGAGGCCATCATCAAGCGCTGGGAGGAGGCGCTGCGCGAGGGCGTCACCAGCCTGGGCGCCGACAGCCCGGCGGGCCGCCGGCTCTCCGAGACCCTCGCCTTCTTCGAGTTCGTCGAGACCGAGGTCGAGGAGATGATGGGCCGCTGGCGCGTACGCCGCGACGAGATGTTCGGCCGGGACTAG